The following are encoded in a window of Kitasatospora sp. NBC_01250 genomic DNA:
- a CDS encoding sugar ABC transporter permease, with protein sequence MTEISDSAAPIPAVDPRLLVREQGLAGYLEEFKRKLRSGDLGSVPVVLGLILIAAVFQGITGKFLTAGNLSNITLYIAGPGLISVGIVFVLLLGEIDLSLGSVAGVSAAVSAVLSIQHGLNEYLAAGIAVLCALAIGALHGFFFAKIGVPAFVVTLAGLLGWSGLQGYVMGNTGTLNNLPNGFIANLDNYFFDDVAAAYGLAAVGVAGYLVAALLGARSRREAGLPARPVSEIALRTVLLAVLAFGAAYTLNQDRGLPLALVVFLGVVIVTDFVLRRTSYGRKVFAVGGGVEAARRAGINVAWVRISVFMISAGLAAVGGLFIASQSGFADKSLGGGNVLMNSIAAAVIGGTSLFGGRGKTWSALLGMLVIQSIVTGLDLQGISQSIQYMITGAVLLGAVVLDSVSRRTQKSAGRG encoded by the coding sequence GTGACCGAGATATCCGACAGTGCGGCGCCCATCCCCGCCGTCGACCCCCGGCTGCTGGTGCGCGAGCAGGGCCTGGCCGGCTACCTGGAGGAGTTCAAGCGCAAGCTGCGCTCCGGCGACCTCGGCTCGGTGCCGGTGGTGCTCGGACTGATCCTGATCGCGGCCGTCTTCCAGGGGATCACCGGCAAGTTCCTCACCGCCGGCAACCTGTCCAACATCACCCTCTACATCGCGGGGCCCGGCCTGATCTCGGTCGGCATCGTCTTCGTGCTGCTGCTCGGCGAGATCGACCTCTCGCTCGGCTCGGTGGCCGGTGTCTCGGCCGCCGTCTCCGCGGTGCTCTCGATCCAGCACGGCCTCAACGAGTACCTGGCCGCGGGCATCGCGGTGCTCTGCGCGCTGGCGATCGGCGCGCTGCACGGCTTCTTCTTCGCCAAGATCGGCGTGCCCGCCTTCGTCGTGACGCTGGCCGGCCTGCTCGGCTGGAGCGGCCTGCAGGGCTACGTGATGGGCAACACCGGCACGCTCAACAACCTCCCCAACGGCTTCATCGCCAACCTGGACAACTACTTCTTCGACGATGTCGCCGCCGCCTACGGCCTGGCCGCCGTCGGCGTGGCCGGCTACCTGGTGGCCGCGCTGCTCGGCGCCCGCAGCCGCCGCGAGGCCGGGCTGCCGGCCCGCCCGGTGAGCGAGATCGCGCTGCGCACCGTGCTGCTCGCGGTCCTCGCCTTCGGTGCCGCCTACACCCTCAACCAGGACCGCGGCCTGCCGCTGGCGCTGGTGGTCTTCCTCGGTGTGGTCATCGTCACGGACTTCGTGCTGCGCCGCACCTCCTACGGCCGCAAGGTGTTCGCGGTCGGCGGCGGCGTGGAGGCGGCCCGCCGGGCCGGCATCAACGTGGCCTGGGTGCGGATCTCGGTCTTCATGATCTCGGCCGGGCTGGCCGCGGTCGGCGGTCTGTTCATCGCCTCGCAGTCCGGCTTCGCGGACAAGTCGCTGGGCGGCGGCAACGTGCTGATGAACTCGATCGCGGCGGCCGTGATCGGCGGCACCAGCCTGTTCGGCGGCCGTGGCAAGACCTGGTCGGCGCTGCTGGGCATGCTGGTGATCCAGTCCATCGTCACCGGTCTCGACCTGCAGGGCATCAGCCAGTCGATCCAGTACATGATCACCGGCGCGGTGCTGCTGGGCGCGGTGGTGCTGGACTCGGTCTCCCGCCGGACCCAGAAGTCCGCCGGCCGCGGCTGA
- a CDS encoding sugar ABC transporter substrate-binding protein, whose product MNAMMRRVVIGTAAVSMALTMAACGKAGGSSSNSASSGGNKTIGLLLPENSSSIRYESFDKPLIEAKVKALCSECSVQYNNANNDASTQKQQFDTMVSQGIKVILLDAVNAPGTASWITDAAKKGVKVIAYDRLATGPVSAYVSFDNEKVGELQGQALVDALGANAKSANVVMINGSETDPNAGQFKAGAHKVLDTGVGKIVYEQSGEWQPTVASQKIGAAITALGKNGFQAVYSANDGMAAAIITALKANGINNIPVGGQDAAPDAIQRILTGDQAYTIYKAYKPEAEGAATIAVDLINNVSVTGTATATTNSGGTSVPSLLLTPVVVTKNNIKDTVIADGLYKVSDICTAQYADACKAAGIQ is encoded by the coding sequence ATGAACGCAATGATGCGTCGCGTCGTCATCGGCACTGCCGCGGTCTCGATGGCCCTCACCATGGCCGCCTGTGGCAAGGCCGGTGGCAGCAGCTCGAACTCCGCGAGCTCGGGTGGCAACAAGACCATCGGCCTGCTCCTGCCGGAGAACTCCTCGTCCATCCGCTACGAGTCCTTCGACAAGCCGCTCATCGAGGCCAAGGTCAAGGCCCTGTGCAGCGAGTGCTCCGTTCAGTACAACAACGCCAACAACGACGCGTCGACGCAGAAGCAGCAGTTCGACACGATGGTCTCGCAGGGCATCAAGGTGATCCTGCTGGACGCGGTGAACGCCCCCGGCACCGCCTCCTGGATCACCGACGCGGCGAAGAAGGGCGTCAAGGTCATCGCGTACGACCGGCTGGCCACCGGCCCGGTCTCCGCCTACGTCTCGTTCGACAACGAGAAGGTCGGCGAGCTGCAGGGCCAGGCGCTGGTGGACGCGCTGGGCGCGAACGCCAAGTCCGCCAACGTCGTCATGATCAACGGCTCCGAGACCGACCCGAACGCGGGTCAGTTCAAGGCCGGTGCGCACAAGGTGCTGGACACCGGCGTGGGCAAGATCGTCTACGAGCAGTCCGGTGAGTGGCAGCCCACCGTGGCCAGCCAGAAGATCGGTGCCGCGATCACCGCGCTGGGCAAGAACGGCTTCCAGGCCGTCTACTCCGCCAACGACGGCATGGCCGCCGCCATCATCACCGCCCTCAAGGCGAACGGCATCAACAACATCCCGGTCGGCGGCCAGGACGCCGCCCCCGACGCGATCCAGCGGATCCTGACGGGCGACCAGGCCTACACCATCTACAAGGCCTACAAGCCTGAGGCCGAGGGCGCCGCCACCATCGCGGTCGACCTGATCAACAACGTGAGCGTCACCGGCACCGCGACCGCCACCACCAACAGCGGCGGCACCAGCGTCCCCTCGCTGCTGCTGACCCCGGTCGTGGTGACCAAGAACAACATCAAGGACACCGTGATCGCCGACGGCCTGTACAAGGTCTCGGACATCTGCACCGCCCAGTACGCCGACGCCTGCAAGGCCGCGGGTATCCAGTAA